From the Bombus pascuorum chromosome 7, iyBomPasc1.1, whole genome shotgun sequence genome, one window contains:
- the LOC132908540 gene encoding acylphosphatase-1-like — protein MLIKLYLPIVLCLFITLPFLSVITSQNTNPKMSQLVGVDFEVYGRVQGVFFRKYTQKRGTELGLKGWCMNTHEGTVVGRLEGSKSKVEEMKNWLRYTGSPESAIDKAEFRNEQEISQPTFANFEIKK, from the exons ATGTTAATCAAGTTGTACCTTCCAATTGTTCTCTGCCTTTTTATCACATTGCCGTTTTTATCAGTGATAACATCGCAAAATACAAATCCGAAAATGTCACAGTTAGTTGGTGTTGATTTTGAAGTTTATGGGAGAGTACAAG gcGTATTCTTTAGAAAG TATACTCAAAAACGTGGGACCGAATTAGGTTTAAAAGGATGGTGTATGAATACCCATGAAGGTACAGTTGTTGGTCGTCTTGAAGGATCGAAAAGCAAAGTGGAAGAAAT GAAAAATTGGCTTCGATATACCGGAAGTCCTGAATCAGCCATAGACAAAGCGGAGTTTCGAAATGAGCAAGAAATATCTCAACCTACATTCGctaatttcgaaattaaaaaatag
- the LOC132908543 gene encoding uncharacterized protein LOC132908543: MNSDGNCHTRKYSYLLDNMVIVPSPGSIWDYPYLNQVNRMMGLVYGTGPKPEQDLFPPKIRIPETHMESPSRFELAKTEVQNAEETELGEVKVTPPMSTVATSTPVQPGSIPCRNGGCKSWANRAESRMESPWHFLKTIFLISVIVALVVWIIVYTFLAQYQIL; encoded by the exons ATGAACAGCGATGGGAATTGTCATACCAGGAAGTATAGCTACTTACTTGATAAC ATGGTGATCGTGCCATCCCCCGGATCCATATGGGATTATCCATACTTGAACCAGGTCAACAGAATGATGGGCTTGGTATATGGGACAGGACCAAAGCCTGAGCAAGATTTATTCCCTCCCAAGATTCGAATTCCAGAGACACAT ATGGAGAGTCCATCGAGGTTCGAGTTGGCGAAGACCGAGGTCCAAAATGCAGAAGAAACGGAACTGGGTGAGGTGAAGGTGACGCCTCCGATGAGCACCGTTGCGACGTCGACGCCCGTGCAGCCAGGGAGTATTCCGTGCAGAAACGGCGGCTGCAAGAGCTGGGCCAATCGCGCGGAATCGAGAATGGAAAGCCCTTGGCACTTTCTCAAAACTATCTTCCTTATCTCAGTAATCGTCGCTCTGGTTGTCTGGATAATCGTCTACACGTTTCTCGCCCAATATCAGATTTTGTGA
- the LOC132908505 gene encoding endoribonuclease CG2145-like isoform X2, producing the protein MNIKSVPAVFLILGLSLIFIGDAEAGWKFWKKKDTTTTTTVAPTVADPAQTKPNALPGVTPVTNKPTGSPTNVGSAVLGAGDPGLAIGVTSTGGKIKENARPSRPNPGTEVGLDFPAPKPGNPGLGGNTGKGYRDWAVDLTGAGEPGRQSPKLPSEGPALSSGGSKPNSVPGGMAQPQTPGARPEASPGNAPSPRPQQQPQPQPQPRPQTPGSPTPGSKPAVVPGQPQPSPNQPAAGGNQVSSLFVTLKPGPTPAPSRPGSPGSPNAPGSPGSLNAAGGPGSLNAPGSPGSPNAPGSPGSPNAPGSPGSPGRTWADVAGGGSRSNSPTPAPRPGYPNQPNYPSQPGIGQSQPRPSTPTQPGRTGPSTGAIAGGALAGGALAGAAVAGTAAANKKTYSSNPTFSKGNTITDEDLEKLSEALFIKDNNNANRYITLNLQKKTSSSSTADDAPQPLFTINAEAYQGPTIQRVISIYDNYKPETNVNEHISPLQRQEESLLVDTFLSTNVMSYAMRFLADKGQIRKDYYEYKDTLRKIWFNLFSRGQGKIGSSGFEHVFMAELKSVPSGTEVVGLHNWIFYSKEESSGKANYAGYLNKVDLGDKASIVKIRTKYSGYDKPVTALFVGTSPELEMALYTVCFYARPEGNCPVSLGGTRFNIVTYKFKYRGNDLIGTAYPDI; encoded by the exons ATGAATATCAAAAGTGTGCCCGCTGTTTTCTTAATACTTGGCTTGTCTCTGATATTTATCG gCGACGCAGAAGCAGGATGGAAATTCTGGAAGAAGAAGGACACAACCACAACCACAACTGTTGCTCCAACAGTCGCAGATCCAGCACAAACAAAACCAAACGCGCTACCAGGTGTAACACCTGTAACAAACAAACCTACGGGAAGTCCAACGAATGTTGGATCAGCTGTTCTTGGAGCAGGTGACCCTGGATTAGCGATCGGAGTTACTTCGACTGGaggaaagataaaagaaaatgctCGACCAAGCAGACCTAACCCAGGAACGGAAGTGGGTCTCGATTTCCCGGCACCGAAACCAGGAAATCCAGGACTCGGTGGTAACACTGGTAAAGGATACAGGGACTGGGCTGTTGATCTTACTGGGGCTGGAGAACCAGGAAGACAATCCCCGAAATTACCTAGTGAAGGACCAGCATTAAGTTCTGGAG GTTCCAAACCGAACTCTGTACCTGGAGGCATGGCACAGCCACAAACACCag GTGCCAGGCCAGAAGCGAGTCCTGGAAACGCACCATCGCCACGGCCTCAACAACAACCTCAGCCTCAGCCTCAACCTCGTCCACAAACACCAG GATCACCTACACCGGGCTCTAAGCCAGCTGTTGTGCCAGGACAACCTCAACCATCTCCAAATCAACCTGCAGCTGGAGGCAATCAAGTATCTTCGTTGTTCGTAACGTTAAAACCAGGTCCAACGCCAGCACCATCTAGACCAGGAAGTC CTGGTTCTCCTAATGCACCGGGAAGTCCTGGTTCCCTTAATGCAGCAGGAGGTCCTGGTTCTCTTAATGCACCAGGAAGTCCTGGTTCTCCTAATGCACCAGGAAGTCCTGGTTCTCCTAATGCACCAGGAAGTCCTGGCTCCCCTGGAAGAACTTGGGCTGATGTTGCTGGTGGTGGCAGCAGATCGAACTCACCTACACCTGCTCCACGACCTGGATATCCAAATCAGCCAAATTATCCAAGCCAACCAGGTATAGGTCAATCTCAACCAAGACCATCGACACCGACTCAACCTGGAAGAACAGGGCCATCCACAGGAGCAATAGCAGGTGGTGCATTAGCAGGTGGTGCACTAGCAGGAGCAGCTGTAGCAGGAACAGCAGCAGCAAATAAGAAAACCTATTCTAGTAATCCTACTTTTAGCAAAGGAAACACTATCACTGATGAAGACTTGGAGAAACTTTCCGAGGCTCTCTTCATTAAGGATAACAATAATGCGAACAGATATATCACGCTGAATCTACAGAAGAAAACAAGCAGTAGTAGCACAGCAGATGACGCACCACAACC GTTGTTCACGATAAACGCAGAAGCATACCAAGGTCCCACGATTCAAAGAGTGATATCGATCTATGATAATTACAAACCGGAAACCAATGTAAATGAACACATAAGCCCGTTGCAGAGACAAGAAGAGAGTCTCCTTGTAGACACGTTCCTCAGCACGAACGTGATGTCCTACGCTATGAGATTTTTAGCGGACAAAGGACAAATTCGCAAGGattattacgaatataaaGACACGTTAAGAAAAATATGGTTTAACTTGTTCTCTAGAGGACAAGGAAAAATTGGTAGCTCAGGTTTCGAGCATGTTTTCATGGCAGAACTTAAGAGTGTGCCATCTGGTACCGAAGTAGTTGGTTTGCATAATTGGATCTTTTATAGCAAAGAGGAAAGCAGTGGAAAAGCAAATTATGCTGGATATTTGAACAAAGTTGACCTTGGAGAT AAAGCATCTATCGTCAAAATAAGAACGAAATATAGCGGATACGACAAACCGGTAACGGCACTATTCGTGGGTACCTCGCCTGAACTGGAGATGGCACTGTACACAGTGTGCTTTTACGCGAGACCAGAGGGAAATTGCCCGGTGTCTCTCGGAGGAACGAGGTTCAACATTGTCACTTATAAATTTAAGTACAGAGGAAACGATCTGATAGGAACTGCTTATCcagatatataa
- the LOC132908505 gene encoding endoribonuclease CG2145-like isoform X1, translating into MNIKSVPAVFLILGLSLIFIGDAEAGWKFWKKKDTTTTTTVAPTVADPAQTKPNALPGVTPVTNKPTGSPTNVGSAVLGAGDPGLAIGVTSTGGKIKENARPSRPNPGTEVGLDFPAPKPGNPGLGGNTGKGYRDWAVDLTGAGEPGRQSPKLPSEGPALSSGGSKPNSVPGGMAQPQTPGARPEASPGNAPSPRPQQQPQPQPQPRPQTPGSPTPGSKPAVVPGQPQPSPNQPAAGGNQVSSLFVTLKPGPTPAPSRPGSPGSFNAPGSPGSFNVPGKPGSPNAPGSPGSLNAAGGPGSLNAPGSPGSPNAPGSPGSPNAPGSPGSPGRTWADVAGGGSRSNSPTPAPRPGYPNQPNYPSQPGIGQSQPRPSTPTQPGRTGPSTGAIAGGALAGGALAGAAVAGTAAANKKTYSSNPTFSKGNTITDEDLEKLSEALFIKDNNNANRYITLNLQKKTSSSSTADDAPQPLFTINAEAYQGPTIQRVISIYDNYKPETNVNEHISPLQRQEESLLVDTFLSTNVMSYAMRFLADKGQIRKDYYEYKDTLRKIWFNLFSRGQGKIGSSGFEHVFMAELKSVPSGTEVVGLHNWIFYSKEESSGKANYAGYLNKVDLGDKASIVKIRTKYSGYDKPVTALFVGTSPELEMALYTVCFYARPEGNCPVSLGGTRFNIVTYKFKYRGNDLIGTAYPDI; encoded by the exons ATGAATATCAAAAGTGTGCCCGCTGTTTTCTTAATACTTGGCTTGTCTCTGATATTTATCG gCGACGCAGAAGCAGGATGGAAATTCTGGAAGAAGAAGGACACAACCACAACCACAACTGTTGCTCCAACAGTCGCAGATCCAGCACAAACAAAACCAAACGCGCTACCAGGTGTAACACCTGTAACAAACAAACCTACGGGAAGTCCAACGAATGTTGGATCAGCTGTTCTTGGAGCAGGTGACCCTGGATTAGCGATCGGAGTTACTTCGACTGGaggaaagataaaagaaaatgctCGACCAAGCAGACCTAACCCAGGAACGGAAGTGGGTCTCGATTTCCCGGCACCGAAACCAGGAAATCCAGGACTCGGTGGTAACACTGGTAAAGGATACAGGGACTGGGCTGTTGATCTTACTGGGGCTGGAGAACCAGGAAGACAATCCCCGAAATTACCTAGTGAAGGACCAGCATTAAGTTCTGGAG GTTCCAAACCGAACTCTGTACCTGGAGGCATGGCACAGCCACAAACACCag GTGCCAGGCCAGAAGCGAGTCCTGGAAACGCACCATCGCCACGGCCTCAACAACAACCTCAGCCTCAGCCTCAACCTCGTCCACAAACACCAG GATCACCTACACCGGGCTCTAAGCCAGCTGTTGTGCCAGGACAACCTCAACCATCTCCAAATCAACCTGCAGCTGGAGGCAATCAAGTATCTTCGTTGTTCGTAACGTTAAAACCAGGTCCAACGCCAGCACCATCTAGACCAGGAAGTCCTGGTTCTTTTAATGCACCAGGAAGTCCTGGTTCTTTTAATGTACCAGGAAAACCTGGTTCTCCTAATGCACCGGGAAGTCCTGGTTCCCTTAATGCAGCAGGAGGTCCTGGTTCTCTTAATGCACCAGGAAGTCCTGGTTCTCCTAATGCACCAGGAAGTCCTGGTTCTCCTAATGCACCAGGAAGTCCTGGCTCCCCTGGAAGAACTTGGGCTGATGTTGCTGGTGGTGGCAGCAGATCGAACTCACCTACACCTGCTCCACGACCTGGATATCCAAATCAGCCAAATTATCCAAGCCAACCAGGTATAGGTCAATCTCAACCAAGACCATCGACACCGACTCAACCTGGAAGAACAGGGCCATCCACAGGAGCAATAGCAGGTGGTGCATTAGCAGGTGGTGCACTAGCAGGAGCAGCTGTAGCAGGAACAGCAGCAGCAAATAAGAAAACCTATTCTAGTAATCCTACTTTTAGCAAAGGAAACACTATCACTGATGAAGACTTGGAGAAACTTTCCGAGGCTCTCTTCATTAAGGATAACAATAATGCGAACAGATATATCACGCTGAATCTACAGAAGAAAACAAGCAGTAGTAGCACAGCAGATGACGCACCACAACC GTTGTTCACGATAAACGCAGAAGCATACCAAGGTCCCACGATTCAAAGAGTGATATCGATCTATGATAATTACAAACCGGAAACCAATGTAAATGAACACATAAGCCCGTTGCAGAGACAAGAAGAGAGTCTCCTTGTAGACACGTTCCTCAGCACGAACGTGATGTCCTACGCTATGAGATTTTTAGCGGACAAAGGACAAATTCGCAAGGattattacgaatataaaGACACGTTAAGAAAAATATGGTTTAACTTGTTCTCTAGAGGACAAGGAAAAATTGGTAGCTCAGGTTTCGAGCATGTTTTCATGGCAGAACTTAAGAGTGTGCCATCTGGTACCGAAGTAGTTGGTTTGCATAATTGGATCTTTTATAGCAAAGAGGAAAGCAGTGGAAAAGCAAATTATGCTGGATATTTGAACAAAGTTGACCTTGGAGAT AAAGCATCTATCGTCAAAATAAGAACGAAATATAGCGGATACGACAAACCGGTAACGGCACTATTCGTGGGTACCTCGCCTGAACTGGAGATGGCACTGTACACAGTGTGCTTTTACGCGAGACCAGAGGGAAATTGCCCGGTGTCTCTCGGAGGAACGAGGTTCAACATTGTCACTTATAAATTTAAGTACAGAGGAAACGATCTGATAGGAACTGCTTATCcagatatataa
- the LOC132908501 gene encoding 2-oxoadipate dehydrogenase complex component E1 isoform X1: MHASLRIFCRTKHPCFQWADKHPAVRSINYRLKTCTRLYNSENGVYGYRPRPQKHFEVPNEYLEIRSKNSNFYRLISAYREYGHKQADINPVATKKPVPLAELKLERFGLSLNDKVPFRGILSMGKNEGTVEEALKFLNETYTGHIGVEFSYLETEEEREWFAETVERSSREPVTDETRIGIATEMLKSQTFDQFLAIKFVNFKRYSGEGAESMMAFYYEFFKLCANDDLKYIVIGMAHRGRLNFLTGMLNFPPEKLFRQLRGYSEFPDNVNATGDVISHFVSSTNLDINQKSLHVTVLRNPSHLEAVNPVSMGKTRGMMQANKDGAYSEDANAQWSDKVLNIQVHGDAAYAAQGVNQECLALSAVPHFEIGGTVHLMINNQLGFTTPASRGRSSRYCTDLAKMISAPVIHVNGDDPEMVIRAARIAFKYQRKFRKDIFLDLNCFRRWGHNELDEPAFTNPVIYKIIHSRPSVPDRYLDKLIKDNVLSMENVKNIIEDHKAKLNQGLDEADKYIPQPTYFAGLWSKIQQADASVTQWDTGVDLSLLRFVAEKSVHIDDDSIIHPKLLKSHVQSRLNKIASGEHLDWATAEALAIGTLLYQGYNVRISGQDIGRGTFSHRHAMLVDQSTEDIHIPLNSMVERQTGKLELANSILSEEAVLGYEYGMSIAMPTTLTIWEAQFGDFFNGAQIMIDTFVTSGEAKWMLNSGLTILLPHGYDGAGPEHSSCRLERFLQLTDSNEDKPDGDSVNICVTNPTTPAQYFHLLRRQMVRNFRKPLIIVAPKILLRYIAATSPITDMQPQTRFKTVIGDEKVEESKVTKVILVSGKHYYALDNFRESADQKNVAIIRVESLCPFPIQELLQEIDRYKYAKTFIWSQEEPQNMGAWNFVKPRFENLCGRLIKYSGRKPMAATAVGAGKLHQQEAQEVTVKPFNMK, encoded by the exons ATGCACGCATctcttcgaatattttgtagaaCCAAACACCCATGCTTTCAATGGGCAGACAAGCATCCAGCTGTGAGATCTATAAATTACCGATTAAAAACCTGTACGCGACTCTATAACAGTGAAAATGGCGTCTATGGATACAGACCAAGGCCACAAAAACACTTTGAAG TACCAAACGAGTACCTGGAAATACGATCAAAGAACAGCAACTTCTACAGACTGATTAGCGCCTATAGAGAATATGGTCATAAACAAGCTGATATAAATCCTGTTGCGACAAAAAAACCAGTGCCATTGGCAGAGTTGAAACTAGAGAGATTCGGTTTAAGTTTGAATGATAAAGTTCCATTCAGGGGGATTTTATCAATGGGGAAAAATGAAGGAACAGTAGAAGAGgctttaaaatttttgaacGAGACATACACTGGCCATATAGGAGTAGAATTTAGCTACTTGGAg ACTGAGGAGGAAAGAGAGTGGTTCGCGGAGACCGTAGAAAGAAGTTCAAGGGAACCCGTGACGGACGAAACGCGAATCGGCATCGCAACAGAAATGTTGAAGAGCCAAACTTTCGATCAATTTTTGGCCATCAAATTCGTGAACTTTAAGAGGTACAGTGGCGAGGGCGCTGAGAGCATGATGGCCTTCtactatgaattttttaaactatgTGCCaatg atgatttaaaatacattgtaATTGGCATGGCCCATCGAGGTCGACTAAATTTTCTCACGGGAATGTTGAATTTCCCAccggaaaaattatttcgacaGCTACGAGGATACTCTGAATTCCCGGATAACGTGAACGCAACTGGTGACGTGATCAGTCATTTTGTATCTTCCACAAACCTCGACATTAATCAGAAAAGCCTCCATGTTACGGTATTACGAAACCCTTCACATTTGGAAGCTGTGAATCCTGTTTCCATGGGAAAAACTCGAGGAATGATGCAAGCAAATAAAGACGGAGCATATAGTGAAGATGCGAACGCTCAATGGAGCGATAAAGTGTTAAATATTCAA GTTCACGGAGATGCAGCTTACGCTGCTCAAGGAGTTAACCAAGAATGTTTAGCATTATCCGCAGTTCCTCATTTTGAAATAGGTGGAACAGTTCACTTGATGATCAATAATCAATTAGGTTTTACAACTCCAGCCTCCAGAGGTAGATCGTCGAGATACTGCACGGATTTAGCCAAAATGATCTCCGCTCCGGTGATCCATGTAAACGGAGATGATCCTGAA ATGGTTATCCGAGCTGCTAGAATAGCGTTCAAGTATCAACGAAAATTTAGGAAGGACATTTTTCTGGATCTGAATTGCTTCAGGAGATGGGGTCATAATGAACTAGACGAACCTGCTTTTACAAATCctgttatttataaaattatacatagcCGTCC ATCAGTACCAGATCGATATttagacaaactaataaaggACAATGTTCTTTCAATGGAAAATGTCAAAAATATCATCGAAGATCACAAGGCCAAATTGAATCAAGGTTTGGATGAAGCGGATAAATACATCCCACAACCTACGTATTTTGCAGGCTTGTGGAGCAAAATACAGCAGGCTGATGCGAGCGTGACACAGTGGGACACGGGAGTTGATTTAAGCCTATTGAGGTTCGTTGCCGAAAAGAGCGTTCACATTGACGATGACTCG ATAATTCATCCCAAATTATTGAAAAGCCACGTTCAATCTCGATTAAACAAAATAGCGAGTGGTGAACATTTGGATTGGGCTACTGCCGAAGCTTTGGCAATTGGAACTTTATTGTATCAAGGGTATAATGTAAGAATAAGCGGGCAAGACATTGGTCGTGGTACCTTTTCCCATAGACATGCCATGCTTGTTGATCAATCCACTGAAG atatacatattccATTAAATTCAATGGTCGAGAGGCAAACAGGAAAATTAGAGTTAGCTAATAGTATTCTGTCTGAAGAAGCAGTCTTAGGATACGAGTATGGCATGAGTATAGCTATGCCAACTACCTTAACGATATGGGAGGCACAATTTGGAGATTTTTTTAATGGAGCACAGATCATGATCGATACTTTTGTAACCAGTGGTGAGGCAAAATGGATGCTAAATAGCGGATTAACGATACTTTTGCCACATGGTTACGACGGCGCTGGTCCTGAACACAGTTCCTGCAGACTTGAAAGGTTTTTACAACTTACGGACAGTAACGAAGATAAACCTGATGGTGATAGTGTTAACATATGTGTGACAAACCCTACGACACCGGCTCAATACTTTCATCTATTAAGGAGACAA ATGGtaagaaattttcgaaaaccTTTAATAATAGTGGCTCCGAAAATATTGCTGCGCTATATCGCAGCAACCTCGCCGATAACAGATATGCAACCACAGACTAGATTTAAGACCGTTATAG gAGATGAAAAGGTAGAAGAATCAAAAGTAACAAAAGTGATCCTTGTGAGCGGTAAACACTATTATGCTCTTGATAACTTTAGAGAAAGTGCAGATCAAAAGAATGTAGCAATTATTAGAGTCGAGAGTTTATGCCCTTTTCCAATTCAAGAATTATTGCAAGAGATCGATAGATATAAATACGCCAAGA CTTTCATATGGAGTCAAGAAGAACCGCAAAATATGGGAGCGTGGAATTTTGTCAAGCCTCGATTCGAAAATTTATGTGGCAGACTa ATAAAATACAGCGGTCGTAAACCCATGGCTGCAACAGCTGTAGGTGCGGGAAAGTTACATCAGCAGGAAGCTCAGGAAGTAACCGTGAAACCCTTTaatatgaaatga
- the LOC132908501 gene encoding 2-oxoadipate dehydrogenase complex component E1 isoform X2 has product MLKSQTFDQFLAIKFVNFKRYSGEGAESMMAFYYEFFKLCANDDLKYIVIGMAHRGRLNFLTGMLNFPPEKLFRQLRGYSEFPDNVNATGDVISHFVSSTNLDINQKSLHVTVLRNPSHLEAVNPVSMGKTRGMMQANKDGAYSEDANAQWSDKVLNIQVHGDAAYAAQGVNQECLALSAVPHFEIGGTVHLMINNQLGFTTPASRGRSSRYCTDLAKMISAPVIHVNGDDPEMVIRAARIAFKYQRKFRKDIFLDLNCFRRWGHNELDEPAFTNPVIYKIIHSRPSVPDRYLDKLIKDNVLSMENVKNIIEDHKAKLNQGLDEADKYIPQPTYFAGLWSKIQQADASVTQWDTGVDLSLLRFVAEKSVHIDDDSIIHPKLLKSHVQSRLNKIASGEHLDWATAEALAIGTLLYQGYNVRISGQDIGRGTFSHRHAMLVDQSTEDIHIPLNSMVERQTGKLELANSILSEEAVLGYEYGMSIAMPTTLTIWEAQFGDFFNGAQIMIDTFVTSGEAKWMLNSGLTILLPHGYDGAGPEHSSCRLERFLQLTDSNEDKPDGDSVNICVTNPTTPAQYFHLLRRQMVRNFRKPLIIVAPKILLRYIAATSPITDMQPQTRFKTVIGDEKVEESKVTKVILVSGKHYYALDNFRESADQKNVAIIRVESLCPFPIQELLQEIDRYKYAKTFIWSQEEPQNMGAWNFVKPRFENLCGRLIKYSGRKPMAATAVGAGKLHQQEAQEVTVKPFNMK; this is encoded by the exons ATGTTGAAGAGCCAAACTTTCGATCAATTTTTGGCCATCAAATTCGTGAACTTTAAGAGGTACAGTGGCGAGGGCGCTGAGAGCATGATGGCCTTCtactatgaattttttaaactatgTGCCaatg atgatttaaaatacattgtaATTGGCATGGCCCATCGAGGTCGACTAAATTTTCTCACGGGAATGTTGAATTTCCCAccggaaaaattatttcgacaGCTACGAGGATACTCTGAATTCCCGGATAACGTGAACGCAACTGGTGACGTGATCAGTCATTTTGTATCTTCCACAAACCTCGACATTAATCAGAAAAGCCTCCATGTTACGGTATTACGAAACCCTTCACATTTGGAAGCTGTGAATCCTGTTTCCATGGGAAAAACTCGAGGAATGATGCAAGCAAATAAAGACGGAGCATATAGTGAAGATGCGAACGCTCAATGGAGCGATAAAGTGTTAAATATTCAA GTTCACGGAGATGCAGCTTACGCTGCTCAAGGAGTTAACCAAGAATGTTTAGCATTATCCGCAGTTCCTCATTTTGAAATAGGTGGAACAGTTCACTTGATGATCAATAATCAATTAGGTTTTACAACTCCAGCCTCCAGAGGTAGATCGTCGAGATACTGCACGGATTTAGCCAAAATGATCTCCGCTCCGGTGATCCATGTAAACGGAGATGATCCTGAA ATGGTTATCCGAGCTGCTAGAATAGCGTTCAAGTATCAACGAAAATTTAGGAAGGACATTTTTCTGGATCTGAATTGCTTCAGGAGATGGGGTCATAATGAACTAGACGAACCTGCTTTTACAAATCctgttatttataaaattatacatagcCGTCC ATCAGTACCAGATCGATATttagacaaactaataaaggACAATGTTCTTTCAATGGAAAATGTCAAAAATATCATCGAAGATCACAAGGCCAAATTGAATCAAGGTTTGGATGAAGCGGATAAATACATCCCACAACCTACGTATTTTGCAGGCTTGTGGAGCAAAATACAGCAGGCTGATGCGAGCGTGACACAGTGGGACACGGGAGTTGATTTAAGCCTATTGAGGTTCGTTGCCGAAAAGAGCGTTCACATTGACGATGACTCG ATAATTCATCCCAAATTATTGAAAAGCCACGTTCAATCTCGATTAAACAAAATAGCGAGTGGTGAACATTTGGATTGGGCTACTGCCGAAGCTTTGGCAATTGGAACTTTATTGTATCAAGGGTATAATGTAAGAATAAGCGGGCAAGACATTGGTCGTGGTACCTTTTCCCATAGACATGCCATGCTTGTTGATCAATCCACTGAAG atatacatattccATTAAATTCAATGGTCGAGAGGCAAACAGGAAAATTAGAGTTAGCTAATAGTATTCTGTCTGAAGAAGCAGTCTTAGGATACGAGTATGGCATGAGTATAGCTATGCCAACTACCTTAACGATATGGGAGGCACAATTTGGAGATTTTTTTAATGGAGCACAGATCATGATCGATACTTTTGTAACCAGTGGTGAGGCAAAATGGATGCTAAATAGCGGATTAACGATACTTTTGCCACATGGTTACGACGGCGCTGGTCCTGAACACAGTTCCTGCAGACTTGAAAGGTTTTTACAACTTACGGACAGTAACGAAGATAAACCTGATGGTGATAGTGTTAACATATGTGTGACAAACCCTACGACACCGGCTCAATACTTTCATCTATTAAGGAGACAA ATGGtaagaaattttcgaaaaccTTTAATAATAGTGGCTCCGAAAATATTGCTGCGCTATATCGCAGCAACCTCGCCGATAACAGATATGCAACCACAGACTAGATTTAAGACCGTTATAG gAGATGAAAAGGTAGAAGAATCAAAAGTAACAAAAGTGATCCTTGTGAGCGGTAAACACTATTATGCTCTTGATAACTTTAGAGAAAGTGCAGATCAAAAGAATGTAGCAATTATTAGAGTCGAGAGTTTATGCCCTTTTCCAATTCAAGAATTATTGCAAGAGATCGATAGATATAAATACGCCAAGA CTTTCATATGGAGTCAAGAAGAACCGCAAAATATGGGAGCGTGGAATTTTGTCAAGCCTCGATTCGAAAATTTATGTGGCAGACTa ATAAAATACAGCGGTCGTAAACCCATGGCTGCAACAGCTGTAGGTGCGGGAAAGTTACATCAGCAGGAAGCTCAGGAAGTAACCGTGAAACCCTTTaatatgaaatga